The following are from one region of the Thiocapsa rosea genome:
- a CDS encoding toxic anion resistance protein — protein sequence MSEREQVDAAVMDPHAQGQGAGVRPAPTADPVAQTTLAGSPRAAERPLMVAEETQVPQIDEAQLGRLLQELDLNDTHSILFFGSKAQERLTEVSDQMLEGVRAKDIGPAGAALSEMVTTLKGFRVDDLNPNRKPGLLARLTGKGRPVVKFLQEYEAVRDQIETISGQLERHKTKLLTDVTSLDRLYAANLDYFRTLEQYIAAGEAKLAELDESTIPALAAQVATSTDMVEVQRLKDLRGVRDELDRRVYDLKLTRQVTMQGLPSIRMVQENDKGLINKINSTLVNTVPLWRQQLAQAVTIYRSGEAAETIRAATDLTNDLLRANADNLKSANAESRRQIERGVFDIEVVKHANQTLIETIEESLAIADEGKRARAIASQELERLEADLRRTLTSASARRTDQ from the coding sequence GTGAGCGAGCGAGAGCAAGTCGATGCGGCAGTGATGGATCCTCACGCACAGGGGCAAGGGGCGGGCGTCCGGCCTGCGCCGACAGCCGACCCCGTCGCGCAGACCACACTCGCCGGCTCGCCGCGTGCGGCGGAGCGGCCGCTCATGGTTGCCGAGGAGACGCAGGTACCGCAGATCGACGAGGCGCAGCTCGGGCGCCTGCTGCAGGAGCTGGATCTGAACGACACCCACTCGATCCTCTTCTTCGGCTCCAAGGCCCAAGAGCGCCTCACCGAGGTCTCGGACCAAATGCTCGAAGGGGTGCGGGCCAAAGACATTGGCCCTGCCGGGGCCGCGCTGAGCGAGATGGTCACCACGCTCAAGGGGTTTCGTGTCGATGATCTCAATCCGAACCGCAAGCCTGGTCTATTGGCGCGTCTGACCGGTAAAGGTCGTCCTGTCGTGAAGTTTCTGCAGGAATACGAGGCAGTCCGCGATCAGATCGAGACCATCTCAGGACAGTTGGAGCGCCACAAAACCAAGCTCCTGACCGACGTCACGTCGCTCGACCGGCTCTACGCGGCCAACCTGGATTATTTTCGCACCCTGGAGCAGTACATCGCGGCAGGCGAGGCGAAGCTCGCCGAGTTGGATGAATCGACCATCCCCGCGCTCGCGGCGCAGGTCGCGACCAGCACCGACATGGTCGAGGTGCAGCGCCTGAAGGATCTGCGCGGCGTCCGCGATGAGCTGGACCGGCGCGTCTATGACCTGAAGCTCACGCGACAGGTGACCATGCAGGGCCTACCCAGCATCCGTATGGTCCAGGAAAACGACAAGGGTCTCATCAACAAGATCAACTCGACCCTGGTCAACACCGTGCCGCTATGGCGCCAACAACTGGCCCAGGCCGTCACCATCTACCGGTCGGGCGAGGCGGCGGAGACCATCAGGGCCGCCACCGATCTCACCAACGATCTGCTGCGCGCCAATGCGGATAATCTCAAGTCGGCCAACGCCGAGTCGCGCCGCCAGATCGAGCGCGGCGTCTTCGACATCGAGGTGGTCAAGCACGCCAATCAGACCCTGATCGAGACGATCGAGGAAAGTCTGGCGATCGCCGACGAGGGCAAGCGCGCACGCGCCATCGCCAGCCAGGAACTCGAACGCCTCGAGGCCGATCTGCGTCGAACCCTGACCTCGGCGAGCGCTCGGCGAACCGATCAATAG
- a CDS encoding 5-bromo-4-chloroindolyl phosphate hydrolysis family protein, which produces MARPTGTPPEQRRTLGLTELILGVKPGRGGGAEQGAGGPRRPRAKGTLLYLLPIPLLIGALIGLGAGRLDVVLADGGIFALFMAAADLTRRGLKAELAQQTLRFTRLQRVPLKTIGGLLTGLATGLAAVVSVHQGIGLGLAYAAVAMLGFHLVYGFEPLGRPRAFATTDERAHKVAAALAEAERKLIDLDRAAKTIANPELKIRLQHIGSQGRLILNQIADRPTDLFRARKFLSVYLDGVQQVADGYARTHRLADSRELEQNFRNVLVTVEQVFDEQHQRLLKTDVMDLDIQIEVLKKQLEREGIQ; this is translated from the coding sequence ATGGCCCGACCTACGGGCACACCCCCCGAGCAACGCCGTACCCTTGGTCTGACCGAACTCATCCTCGGAGTGAAGCCCGGTCGGGGGGGCGGTGCGGAGCAGGGCGCGGGCGGTCCGAGGCGGCCCCGTGCGAAAGGGACGTTGCTGTACCTGCTCCCGATCCCGCTCCTGATCGGTGCCCTGATCGGGCTCGGGGCAGGGCGGTTGGACGTGGTGCTCGCCGACGGCGGGATCTTTGCGCTCTTCATGGCTGCCGCGGATCTGACACGACGTGGATTGAAGGCCGAGCTTGCCCAGCAGACGCTGCGCTTCACCCGTCTGCAGCGGGTGCCTTTGAAGACCATCGGGGGGCTGCTCACGGGTCTGGCAACCGGGCTTGCCGCGGTCGTCTCGGTTCATCAAGGCATCGGGCTCGGCCTTGCGTATGCCGCGGTCGCCATGCTCGGATTCCATCTTGTTTACGGATTCGAGCCGCTGGGCCGCCCGCGCGCATTCGCCACGACCGACGAGCGGGCGCACAAGGTCGCGGCGGCCTTGGCGGAGGCCGAGCGCAAGCTGATCGATCTGGACCGCGCGGCGAAGACCATCGCCAATCCGGAGCTGAAGATCCGCCTGCAGCACATCGGGTCGCAGGGTCGTTTGATCCTGAATCAGATCGCGGATCGGCCCACCGACCTCTTTCGGGCACGCAAGTTTTTGAGCGTCTATCTCGACGGGGTCCAGCAGGTCGCGGACGGTTACGCACGGACCCACCGCCTGGCGGATTCGCGTGAGTTGGAGCAGAATTTTCGCAATGTCCTGGTGACGGTCGAGCAGGTGTTCGACGAGCAGCATCAGCGGCTGTTGAAGACCGACGTGATGGACCTCGATATCCAGATCGAGGTGCTGAAGAAGCAGCTCGAGCGCGAAGGCATTCAGTAG
- the ppc gene encoding phosphoenolpyruvate carboxylase, producing the protein MNDVPRNEPLERDVQLFTALLGEVLREHSRKRVLVIVERLRDGFMQLREGDDPDLREKLMKRIEGLDAQTLSEVIRAFNIYFGLVNTAEELNAYLARMDLISAGQRLWVGSFDDMARGLKDDGVSPENFQSLLEHLIYLPVFTAHPTEAKRRTTLETFRRIFLVGQDLHRSKLNDEELEDRLQEILTQIQILWKTDEVRIHKPQVTDEVRQGLYFFRESLFEAVPQVYRFLEKAVRRVYGSQCGIKVPSFIRFGSWIGGDRDGNPFVKPETTELAVRMHGELVLELYLERIRKLHRMLSHASSICQPSPAFMDSLDSDEDYWVDTMGQSLRRYVHEPYRRKLAMMEHRLDANLERIRARMSGRHDPTQPAGYASERDFLADLYLIRDSLHHHGDANAAAGPLQDLIRLAETFGFHLVHLDIRQESIRHTEAVTELFARQAGAPYYQAFDEEQRLMALAEAIAHPHPFVIDKATLTPETRETLEVFEVMARMRAEISESLFGQYVISMTHYASHVMEVMLLARLAGLAGKDRQGWFCKIQISPLFETIDDLNRIGEVMGRLFRDPAYSAMLKASGNQQEVMLGYSDSCKDGGILASSWRLYEAQRRVIQLADDEGVSCRLFHGRGGTVGRGGGPTHEAILAQPTDTVHGQIKLTEQGEVLSYRYANPETARYELTLGISGLIKASRCLIEPPPEDRKDYLAVMDELARHGEEAYRKLTQETEGFLDYFYECTPLDGIALLNIGSRPSHRKKADRSLKSIRAIPWVFGWAQSRQTLPAWFGIGYAIERYRGSELDRLVKLQKMYQEWPYFRALLSNTQMSLFKAEMHIARAYARLAENQEAAQAIYGVIEAEYERTLVQVMNVAGLRGLMEETPDLQHSLARRNIYLDPLNHIQVALLERYRAEQDEAKREEWLDPLLRSINAIAAGMRNTG; encoded by the coding sequence ATGAACGATGTTCCGCGAAACGAACCCCTGGAGCGCGACGTTCAGCTCTTCACAGCCCTGCTCGGGGAGGTGCTGCGCGAGCACAGTCGCAAACGCGTGCTGGTGATCGTCGAGCGTTTGCGCGACGGCTTTATGCAGCTGCGCGAAGGCGACGACCCGGATCTGCGCGAGAAGTTGATGAAGCGTATCGAGGGATTGGACGCACAGACCCTTTCGGAGGTCATCCGTGCCTTCAACATCTATTTCGGACTGGTCAATACCGCCGAGGAGTTGAACGCCTATCTGGCCCGCATGGATCTGATCTCGGCCGGGCAGCGGCTTTGGGTCGGCTCCTTCGACGATATGGCGCGGGGGCTCAAAGACGACGGTGTGAGCCCGGAAAACTTCCAGAGCCTCCTCGAGCATCTGATCTATCTTCCGGTCTTCACCGCCCATCCCACCGAGGCGAAGCGACGGACGACCTTGGAGACCTTCCGGCGGATCTTTTTGGTCGGTCAGGATCTGCACCGCAGCAAGCTCAACGACGAGGAGCTCGAGGACCGACTCCAGGAGATCCTGACCCAGATCCAGATCCTGTGGAAGACCGACGAGGTCCGGATCCACAAGCCGCAGGTCACCGACGAGGTGCGCCAAGGGCTCTATTTCTTCCGCGAGTCGCTCTTCGAGGCCGTGCCCCAGGTCTATCGCTTCCTGGAGAAGGCGGTTCGCCGGGTCTACGGCTCGCAGTGCGGGATCAAGGTCCCGAGCTTCATCCGGTTCGGCTCCTGGATCGGCGGTGACCGCGACGGCAACCCCTTTGTGAAGCCCGAGACCACCGAGCTTGCCGTTCGCATGCACGGCGAGCTGGTCCTGGAGCTGTATCTCGAGCGTATCCGCAAGCTGCACCGCATGCTCAGTCATGCCAGCTCCATCTGCCAGCCATCGCCGGCCTTCATGGATAGCCTCGATTCCGACGAGGACTATTGGGTCGACACCATGGGACAAAGCCTGCGCCGCTATGTGCATGAGCCCTATCGGCGCAAGCTGGCGATGATGGAGCATCGTCTCGACGCCAATCTGGAGCGGATTCGCGCACGCATGTCCGGAAGGCACGATCCGACACAACCGGCCGGGTATGCAAGCGAGCGCGACTTTCTTGCCGACCTCTATCTGATACGCGACTCGCTGCACCACCACGGCGATGCCAACGCCGCCGCCGGCCCCTTGCAGGATCTCATCCGGCTCGCCGAGACCTTCGGCTTTCACCTGGTTCATCTCGATATTCGTCAGGAATCGATTCGCCACACCGAGGCCGTGACCGAGCTGTTCGCGCGTCAGGCCGGTGCTCCTTACTACCAGGCATTCGACGAGGAGCAGCGCCTGATGGCCCTGGCGGAGGCGATCGCCCATCCGCATCCCTTCGTCATCGACAAGGCGACCTTGACCCCGGAGACCCGCGAGACCCTGGAGGTCTTCGAGGTGATGGCGCGCATGCGCGCCGAGATCAGCGAGAGTCTGTTCGGTCAGTACGTCATCTCCATGACCCATTACGCCAGTCATGTGATGGAGGTCATGCTGTTGGCGCGGCTTGCCGGACTCGCCGGAAAGGACCGCCAGGGCTGGTTCTGCAAGATCCAGATCTCGCCCCTGTTCGAGACCATCGACGACCTGAATCGCATCGGCGAGGTGATGGGGCGGTTGTTCCGCGATCCGGCCTACAGCGCGATGCTGAAGGCGTCGGGTAACCAGCAGGAGGTGATGCTCGGGTATTCGGATTCCTGTAAAGACGGCGGAATCCTGGCCTCGAGCTGGCGTCTCTACGAGGCGCAGCGTCGCGTGATCCAGCTCGCCGACGACGAGGGCGTTTCCTGTCGGCTCTTCCACGGACGCGGCGGCACGGTCGGGCGCGGCGGCGGGCCGACCCACGAGGCCATCCTCGCCCAGCCCACCGATACGGTGCACGGTCAGATCAAGCTGACCGAGCAGGGCGAGGTGCTGTCGTATCGCTATGCGAATCCGGAGACCGCACGCTACGAGCTGACGCTGGGCATCAGCGGGCTCATCAAGGCCAGTCGCTGTCTGATCGAGCCGCCGCCGGAGGATCGCAAGGACTATCTTGCGGTGATGGATGAGCTTGCCCGCCATGGGGAGGAGGCCTATCGGAAGCTCACCCAGGAGACCGAGGGCTTTCTCGATTATTTCTACGAATGCACCCCGCTCGACGGCATCGCCCTGCTGAACATCGGCTCGCGCCCGTCGCACCGCAAAAAGGCGGATCGTTCCTTGAAGTCCATCCGCGCCATCCCCTGGGTCTTCGGCTGGGCACAGTCGCGTCAGACCTTGCCGGCCTGGTTCGGCATCGGCTATGCCATCGAGCGGTATCGCGGCAGCGAGCTGGATCGCCTCGTGAAGCTCCAGAAGATGTATCAGGAGTGGCCCTATTTCCGCGCGCTCCTGTCCAACACCCAGATGTCGCTCTTCAAGGCCGAGATGCATATCGCGCGGGCCTACGCCCGCTTGGCCGAGAACCAAGAGGCGGCACAGGCGATCTACGGTGTCATCGAGGCCGAGTATGAACGCACCCTCGTACAGGTCATGAACGTGGCCGGTTTGCGCGGTCTCATGGAGGAGACCCCGGATCTCCAGCACTCGCTGGCGCGTCGCAACATCTATTTGGACCCCTTGAATCACATCCAGGTCGCCCTGCTGGAACGCTACCGCGCCGAGCAGGACGAGGCCAAACGCGAGGAGTGGCTGGACCCGCTGCTGCGCTCGATCAATGCAATCGCGGCGGGGATGCGCAACACGGGCTGA
- the egtB gene encoding ergothioneine biosynthesis protein EgtB: MSLQPAGAYQDDAVRADLSGDFRRVRALTEQLCKPLAIEDYMLQTRIETSPPKWHLAHVSWFYETFLLTPFLPGYRVFHPRFEYLFNSYYEQTGSGFWPRPERGLLSRPTVAEVYDYRHHVDEAMLRLIDGCASADWPTVAQRLHIGLHHEQQHQELLVTDIKQNFAYNPLRPAYREDLPHAPSGDPDPLHWVGFEGGGVEIGAGSPGFAYDNEGPRHRTFLAPYALADRPVTNGEFRQFIDDGGYRDPALWLSDGWATVRKEGWPSPLYWEEIDGDWQIMTLGGMRPLNPAEPVCHVSYYEADAFATWAGKRLPTEAEWEHAADGILIQGNFVGEGNFHPRPAVRSATDQPAGLRQLFGDVWEWTASAYLPYPGYRAAAGALGEYNGKFMCNQMVLRGGSCASSQDHLRSTYRNFFYPQERWQFKGFRLAETTP; encoded by the coding sequence GCCGCTCGCGATCGAAGACTACATGCTCCAGACCCGAATCGAGACGAGCCCGCCGAAGTGGCACCTGGCCCACGTCTCCTGGTTCTACGAGACCTTCCTGCTGACGCCCTTCCTGCCCGGTTACCGGGTCTTCCACCCGCGTTTCGAGTACCTCTTCAACAGCTACTACGAGCAGACCGGAAGCGGCTTCTGGCCGCGACCCGAACGTGGACTCCTGTCCCGGCCGACGGTCGCCGAGGTCTACGACTACCGGCACCATGTCGACGAGGCGATGCTCCGGCTCATCGACGGGTGTGCGTCGGCCGATTGGCCGACGGTCGCCCAACGACTGCACATCGGCCTGCATCACGAGCAGCAGCATCAAGAGCTCCTGGTGACCGACATCAAGCAAAACTTTGCCTACAACCCTTTGCGGCCCGCCTACCGGGAGGACCTGCCGCACGCCCCGTCGGGTGATCCGGATCCGCTGCATTGGGTTGGTTTCGAGGGGGGGGGGGTCGAGATCGGCGCGGGTTCGCCGGGTTTCGCCTACGACAACGAAGGCCCTCGCCATCGGACCTTTCTCGCGCCCTATGCCCTTGCCGATCGCCCCGTGACCAACGGCGAATTTCGACAGTTCATCGACGACGGAGGCTATCGCGATCCGGCCCTTTGGTTATCCGACGGCTGGGCGACCGTCCGCAAGGAGGGCTGGCCATCCCCGCTCTACTGGGAGGAGATCGACGGGGACTGGCAGATCATGACACTCGGCGGGATGCGCCCGCTGAATCCGGCCGAGCCGGTCTGTCACGTCAGTTATTACGAGGCCGACGCCTTCGCAACCTGGGCCGGCAAGCGGCTGCCGACCGAGGCCGAGTGGGAGCATGCCGCGGACGGTATCCTCATTCAAGGCAATTTCGTCGGCGAGGGAAATTTCCATCCACGTCCCGCCGTGCGCAGCGCCACGGATCAACCGGCCGGGCTCAGGCAGCTCTTCGGCGATGTCTGGGAATGGACGGCGTCCGCCTATCTGCCCTATCCGGGGTATCGGGCGGCGGCCGGTGCGCTCGGTGAATACAACGGCAAGTTCATGTGCAACCAGATGGTGCTCCGAGGCGGATCCTGTGCCAGCTCGCAGGATCACCTCCGGTCGACCTATCGCAACTTTTTCTATCCCCAAGAGCGCTGGCAGTTCAAGGGATTCCGACTCGCGGAGACGACACCATGA
- the egtD gene encoding L-histidine N(alpha)-methyltransferase produces the protein MTQLSALQRSEAELFPHEATGLEAASTRRSLQTPGSIRFFDYRPTPADVRAEVLDGLGRPAKCLSPKLFYDQRGSQLFDAITELPEYYPTRTEIRILREYGSEMADLLGRDNVLIELGSGSSLKIQTLLAALQPSVYMPVDISKEHLLESAHALAERFPNLSIRAACADYSAPFRLPLEPDWTDLAAFFPGSSIGNFDPDQARLLLGRVASLLGPGGRLLIGVDLPKDPAILNAAYDDAQGVTAAFNLNLLSRINRELEADFDLDAFSHRAFFNTERSRVEMHLVSRIEQQVEVAGVRFGFRAGETIHTENSYKYGIDAFHRLAEDAGFVAEQVWTDNQGLFSVHCLRVLDACSMS, from the coding sequence ATGACCCAACTCAGCGCCTTGCAACGCTCCGAGGCCGAGCTTTTCCCCCACGAGGCAACGGGCCTGGAGGCGGCCAGCACACGTCGCTCGCTGCAGACCCCGGGCTCGATTCGGTTCTTCGACTACCGCCCGACCCCGGCGGATGTCCGCGCCGAGGTCTTGGACGGGCTGGGGCGTCCGGCCAAGTGTTTGTCGCCGAAGCTTTTCTACGACCAGCGTGGCTCGCAGCTCTTCGACGCCATCACCGAGCTGCCCGAGTATTATCCGACACGCACGGAGATCCGGATCCTGCGCGAATACGGCTCCGAAATGGCCGATCTGCTTGGCCGGGACAATGTCCTGATCGAGCTCGGAAGCGGGAGCAGTCTCAAGATCCAAACCCTGCTCGCGGCGCTGCAGCCCAGCGTCTATATGCCCGTGGATATTTCCAAAGAGCATCTGCTGGAGTCTGCCCATGCCCTGGCCGAGCGCTTCCCTAACCTGTCGATTCGTGCCGCCTGTGCGGACTACTCTGCCCCCTTTCGGCTCCCCTTGGAGCCGGACTGGACCGATTTGGCCGCCTTTTTTCCGGGGTCGAGTATCGGCAACTTCGATCCCGACCAAGCGCGCCTTCTCCTCGGGCGTGTCGCGAGCCTACTCGGCCCCGGCGGACGCCTCCTCATCGGGGTCGACCTTCCAAAGGATCCGGCGATCCTCAACGCGGCCTACGATGATGCCCAAGGCGTGACCGCAGCCTTCAACCTCAACCTCTTGAGCCGGATCAATCGCGAGCTGGAGGCCGACTTCGACCTGGATGCCTTCAGCCATCGGGCCTTTTTCAACACCGAGCGCAGTCGCGTGGAGATGCACTTGGTCAGCCGGATCGAGCAGCAGGTCGAGGTTGCGGGGGTGCGCTTCGGTTTCCGTGCGGGGGAGACGATTCATACGGAGAATTCGTACAAGTACGGGATCGACGCCTTCCATCGGCTCGCAGAAGACGCCGGCTTTGTCGCCGAGCAGGTCTGGACCGACAACCAGGGGCTCTTCAGCGTGCACTGTCTGCGTGTCCTGGACGCCTGCTCGATGAGTTGA
- the trmD gene encoding tRNA (guanosine(37)-N1)-methyltransferase TrmD — translation MRFDVVTLFPELFGVLLDQGVTGRALIRGVAELHLWNPRDFTHDRHRTVDDRPYGGGPGMLMKVEPLRDAIAAARAEAPDSRVAYLSPQGRVLDQAAMAALSSRPGLILVAGRYEGVDERLIEGHIDEEWSIGDYVLSGGELAAMVVMDAVIRLLPGALGHVDSASQDSHTDGLLDCPHYTRPPEIEGRRVPEVLIGGDHAAIARWRLQQALGRTYRRRPDLLERRGLNPHEQALLDEFVRSRHDDEAG, via the coding sequence ATGCGCTTCGATGTCGTCACCCTGTTCCCGGAGCTGTTCGGGGTCCTGCTCGACCAAGGCGTCACGGGCCGAGCCCTGATCCGCGGTGTCGCCGAGCTGCATCTCTGGAACCCGCGTGACTTCACGCACGATCGGCATCGCACCGTCGACGATCGTCCCTATGGGGGCGGCCCCGGGATGTTGATGAAGGTCGAGCCGTTGCGCGATGCCATCGCCGCGGCGCGCGCGGAGGCTCCGGACAGTCGGGTCGCTTACCTCTCGCCGCAGGGTAGGGTATTGGACCAGGCTGCGATGGCGGCCTTGTCGAGTCGGCCCGGCTTGATCCTGGTCGCCGGGCGTTACGAAGGTGTCGACGAGCGCTTGATCGAGGGCCATATCGACGAGGAATGGTCGATCGGCGATTACGTCCTGAGCGGCGGAGAGTTGGCGGCCATGGTGGTGATGGATGCGGTCATTCGACTGCTGCCCGGTGCCCTCGGGCATGTCGACTCGGCCAGCCAGGATTCGCACACCGACGGGTTGCTGGATTGCCCGCATTACACCCGACCGCCCGAGATCGAAGGGCGCCGGGTGCCCGAAGTCTTGATCGGCGGCGATCACGCCGCGATCGCGCGCTGGAGGTTGCAGCAGGCCCTCGGGCGAACCTACCGGCGTCGCCCCGATCTGCTGGAGCGGCGCGGTTTGAATCCGCACGAGCAGGCGCTGCTCGATGAATTTGTCCGGTCCCGTCACGACGATGAGGCCGGTTGA
- the rimM gene encoding ribosome maturation factor RimM (Essential for efficient processing of 16S rRNA) — protein MAGQPDSTRIVVGHIAGVYGVRGWLKVMSETDPPEGILGYSPWLLGADATAWTVNEGKRHGKGIVVSLRGCDDRDRAAALVGQDIAVVRDQLPPASHDEFYWVDLEGLAVETTEGVALGSIDHLFATGANDVIVVKGDRERLLPFVWGDVVKDVDFEQRRMLVDWDPSF, from the coding sequence ATGGCCGGACAACCGGATTCGACGCGAATCGTCGTCGGACACATCGCCGGTGTGTACGGGGTGCGCGGCTGGTTGAAGGTGATGTCTGAGACGGATCCTCCGGAAGGCATCCTGGGATACTCGCCCTGGCTGCTCGGCGCAGACGCGACAGCTTGGACGGTGAACGAAGGAAAGCGGCACGGCAAGGGTATTGTCGTCAGCCTTCGCGGCTGCGACGACCGCGACCGAGCGGCTGCACTCGTCGGGCAGGATATCGCAGTCGTTCGTGATCAGCTGCCGCCGGCCTCGCACGATGAATTTTACTGGGTCGATCTCGAAGGGCTCGCGGTCGAGACGACCGAGGGTGTCGCGCTCGGCTCGATTGATCATCTCTTCGCGACCGGCGCAAACGACGTCATCGTCGTCAAGGGTGATCGAGAGCGGCTCTTGCCCTTTGTTTGGGGCGACGTGGTCAAGGACGTCGATTTCGAGCAACGCCGGATGCTGGTGGATTGGGATCCGTCGTTCTAG
- the rplS gene encoding 50S ribosomal protein L19 — translation MSNIILQLEAEQMKAEVPEFSPGDTVVVQVRVKEGARERLQAFEGVVIAIRNRGLNSAFTVRKMSHGEGVERVFQTHSPVIAGIEVKRKGDVRRAKLYYLRGRTGKSARIREKI, via the coding sequence ATGAGCAACATCATTCTCCAGCTCGAAGCAGAGCAAATGAAGGCCGAAGTCCCTGAGTTTTCCCCGGGCGACACCGTCGTCGTCCAGGTCCGCGTGAAGGAAGGTGCCCGCGAGCGTCTTCAGGCCTTCGAGGGCGTCGTGATCGCCATCCGCAACCGCGGTCTGAACTCGGCCTTCACGGTCCGCAAGATGTCCCACGGCGAAGGGGTCGAACGCGTCTTCCAGACCCATAGCCCGGTGATCGCCGGCATCGAGGTCAAGCGCAAGGGCGACGTGCGTCGCGCCAAGCTCTACTACCTTCGAGGCCGTACCGGCAAGAGCGCCCGTATCCGCGAGAAGATTTAA
- the rpsP gene encoding 30S ribosomal protein S16, protein MVTIRLSRGGSKKNPFYQIVVADIRAKRDGRYIERLGFFNPLAKGGEIELRVDRQRADYWLERGAQPTDRVKQLLKQAAREESATAVAA, encoded by the coding sequence ATGGTTACGATTCGTTTGTCTCGGGGTGGCTCCAAGAAGAACCCTTTTTATCAGATCGTTGTCGCCGACATCCGCGCCAAGCGTGATGGGCGTTATATCGAGCGCCTCGGCTTCTTCAACCCGCTCGCCAAGGGCGGCGAGATCGAGTTGCGCGTCGATCGTCAGCGTGCCGACTATTGGCTCGAGCGCGGTGCTCAGCCGACCGACCGCGTGAAGCAGCTTCTCAAGCAGGCCGCTCGCGAAGAGTCGGCAACCGCCGTCGCTGCCTAG